Proteins encoded in a region of the Manis javanica isolate MJ-LG chromosome 15, MJ_LKY, whole genome shotgun sequence genome:
- the CHFR gene encoding E3 ubiquitin-protein ligase CHFR isoform X1 — MSVDSGGCGAAGSGFGAGWWITWLAGGRRRGPEAGRAVGRSGVLQPLPSQFEILRRPFWVWLDVSPMEQPQEGEQQPWGRLLRLGADEGEPHVLLRKREWTIGRRRGCDLSFPSNKLVSGDHCKIIVDEKSGQVSLEDTSTNGTVINKLKVVKKQTCPLQTGDVIYLVYRKNEPEHNVAYLYESLNEERGITQNSLEADKENVFHMTKDTSGVGRGDNPQFLPSLPATRVCFEEPQPSTSTTDLILRASTSSMEPAPAGRVPLSSSEDLNRRFSKEVIQKIKSYRKRGSPTSLMSGKCKSELQEICLTLSGMHQKDKITSVGSRGVRVSPKRCGSSEARDDLSGFPSALPDREGASFSLSEPQEPQEQEDLEPVQKRMKGDGDPGLNLPVLVTDQCRHTPALKDVRAAAMKPDKMEETLTCIICQDLLHDCVSLQPCMHTFCAACYSGWMERSTLCPTCRCPVERICKNHILNNLVEAYLLQHPDKSRSEEDVRSMAAKNKITQDMLQPKVRRSFSDEEGSSEDLLELSDVDSESSDVSQPYIVCRQCPEYRRQAAQPLPCPGPGPEPGSLQAPSDTPSTSTSTTTAQGYMCALQGSHAICTCCFQPMPDRRAEREQDPRIAPQQCAVCLQPFCHLYWGCARAGCLGCLAPFCELDLGDRCLDGVLSNNNYESDVLKNYLAARGLTWKNMLTESLVALQRGVFLLSDYRITGNTVLCYCCGLRSFRELTYQYRQNIPASELPVAVTSRPDCYWGRNCRTQVKAHHAMKFNHICEQTRFKN, encoded by the exons ATGTCTGTTGACAGCGGCGGCTGCGGCGCGGCCGGTTCCGGGTTCGGCGCGGGGTGGTGGATAACCTGGCTGGCCGGCGGGAGGAGGCGTGGGCCTGAGGCCGGGAGGGCTGTGGGGAGAAGCGGTGTGCTGCAGCCTCTGCCTTCGCAGTTCGAGATCCTCCGCCGACCTTTCTGGGTCTGGTTAGATGTGAGTCCAATGGAGCAGCCCCAGGAAGGCGAGCAGCAGCCGTGGGGGAGGCTTCTCCGCCTGGGCGCAGACGAGGGCGAGCCGCACGTCCTCCTGAGGAAACGGGAGTGGACCATCGGGCGGAGAAGAG GTTGTGACCTTTCGTTCCCTAGCAATAAACTGGTCTCTGGAGATCACTGTAAAATTATAGTGGATGAAAAATCTGGTCAGGTGTCACTGGAAGATACCAG CACCAATGGGACAGTAATTAACAAGCTGAAGGTTGTTAAGAAGCAGACTTGCCCTTTACAGACTGGGGATGTCATCTACTTGGTGTACAGGAAGAATGAACCAGAACACA ATGTGGCATACCTCTATGAATCTTTAAATGAAGAGCGAGGCATAACACAAAACTCCCTTG AAGCTGATAAGGAAAACGTGTTCCACATGACCAAAGATACCTCAGGTGTAGGGCGAGGTGACAACCCCCAGTTCCTCCCATCCTTACCAGCCACTCGGGTGTGCTTTGAGGAACCACAGCCATCCACATCGACAACAGACCTCATCCTCAGGGCCTCTACTTCTTCCATGGAGCCTGCCCCTGCTGGGCGAGTGCCACTCTCCAGCTCTG AAGACCTAAATagacgtttctccaaagaagtcATACAGAAAATCAAAAGTTACAGGAAAAGAGGCTCACCAACATCATTAAtgtcagggaagtgcaaatcagaGCTGCAGGAGATTTGCCTCACGCTGTCAGGaatgcatcaaaaagacaagataaCAAGTGTGG GCTCCAGAGGTGTACGTGTTTCCCCAAAAAGGTGTGGTTCATCCGAGGCACGTGATGACCTCTCCGGCTTCCCTTCGGCTCTCCCAGATAGAGAGGGAGcatccttctctctctcagaACCCCAGGAACCCCAGGAGCAGGAGGATTTGGAGCCTGTTCAGAAGAGAATGAAAGGAG ATGGCGATCCTGGCCTGAacctgcctgtgctggttacagACCAGTGTAGACACACTCCTGCCCTAAAAGATGTCAGAGCTGCAGCTATGAAGCCAGATAAGATGGAGGAGACACTCACATGTATCATCTGCCAGGATCTGCTGCATGACTGTGTGAG CCTGCAGCCCTGCATGCACACCTTCTGTGCAGCCTGCTACTCAGGCTGGATGGAGCGCTCCACCCTGTGCCCCACCTGCCGCTGTCCAGTCGAGAGGATCTGTAAAAACCACATCCTCAACAACCTGGTGGAGGCATACCTTCTCCAGCACCCAG ACAAGAGTCGCAGTGAGGAAGATGTGCGGAGCATGGCTGCCAAGAACAAGATCACTCAAGACATGCTACAGCCCAAAGTCAGGAGGTCTTTCTCTGATGAGGAAGGGAGTTCCGAGGACCTGCTGGAGCTGTCAGATGTGGACAGTGAATCCTCAGATGTTAG CCAGCCGTACATTGTGTGCAGACAGTGTCCTGAGTACCGAAGGCAAGCGGCACAACCCCTCCCTTGCCCAGGTCCTGGCCCCGAGCCAGGGTCACTGCAGGCTCCCAGTGACACACCATCTACATCCACCAGCACCACCACAG CTCAGGGTTACATGTGCGCCCTGCAAGGAAGTCACGCCATATGTACCTGCTGCTTCCAGCCCATGCCCGACCGGAGGGCAGAGCGTGAGCAGGACCCCCGCATTGCCCCCCAACAGT GTGCTGTTTGCCTGCAGCCCTTTTGCCACCTGTACTGGGGCTGTGCCCGGGCTGGTTGCCTTGGCTGCTTGGCCCCATTTTGCG AGCTTGACCTGGGTGACAGGTGTCTGGATGGTGTGCTGAGCAACAACAACTACGAGTCAGATGTCTTGAAG AATTACCTGGCAGCCAGGGGGTTGACGTGGAAAAACATGTTGACTGAGAGTCTTGTGGCTCTGCAGAGGGGAGTGTTCTTACTGTCGG ATTATAGGATCACAGGGAACACCGTGTTGTGTTACTGCTGTGGCCTGCGAAGCTTCCGAGAGCTGACCTACCAGTATCGGCAGAACATTCCTGCTTCTGAGCTGCCGG TGGCTGTAACATCCCGTCCTGATTGCTATTGGGGCCGAAACTGCCGCACTCAGGTGAAGGCCCACCATGCTAT GAAATTCAATCATATCTGTGAACAGACAAGGTTCAAGAACTAA
- the CHFR gene encoding E3 ubiquitin-protein ligase CHFR isoform X2, whose translation MSVDSGGCGAAGSGFGAGWWITWLAGGRRRGPEAGRAVGRSGVLQPLPSQFEILRRPFWVWLDVSPMEQPQEGEQQPWGRLLRLGADEGEPHVLLRKREWTIGRRRGCDLSFPSNKLVSGDHCKIIVDEKSGQVSLEDTSTNGTVINKLKVVKKQTCPLQTGDVIYLVYRKNEPEHNVAYLYESLNEERGITQNSLEADKENVFHMTKDTSGVGRGDNPQFLPSLPATRVCFEEPQPSTSTTDLILRASTSSMEPAPAGRVPLSSSGSRGVRVSPKRCGSSEARDDLSGFPSALPDREGASFSLSEPQEPQEQEDLEPVQKRMKGDGDPGLNLPVLVTDQCRHTPALKDVRAAAMKPDKMEETLTCIICQDLLHDCVSLQPCMHTFCAACYSGWMERSTLCPTCRCPVERICKNHILNNLVEAYLLQHPDKSRSEEDVRSMAAKNKITQDMLQPKVRRSFSDEEGSSEDLLELSDVDSESSDVSQPYIVCRQCPEYRRQAAQPLPCPGPGPEPGSLQAPSDTPSTSTSTTTAQGYMCALQGSHAICTCCFQPMPDRRAEREQDPRIAPQQCAVCLQPFCHLYWGCARAGCLGCLAPFCELDLGDRCLDGVLSNNNYESDVLKNYLAARGLTWKNMLTESLVALQRGVFLLSDYRITGNTVLCYCCGLRSFRELTYQYRQNIPASELPVAVTSRPDCYWGRNCRTQVKAHHAMKFNHICEQTRFKN comes from the exons ATGTCTGTTGACAGCGGCGGCTGCGGCGCGGCCGGTTCCGGGTTCGGCGCGGGGTGGTGGATAACCTGGCTGGCCGGCGGGAGGAGGCGTGGGCCTGAGGCCGGGAGGGCTGTGGGGAGAAGCGGTGTGCTGCAGCCTCTGCCTTCGCAGTTCGAGATCCTCCGCCGACCTTTCTGGGTCTGGTTAGATGTGAGTCCAATGGAGCAGCCCCAGGAAGGCGAGCAGCAGCCGTGGGGGAGGCTTCTCCGCCTGGGCGCAGACGAGGGCGAGCCGCACGTCCTCCTGAGGAAACGGGAGTGGACCATCGGGCGGAGAAGAG GTTGTGACCTTTCGTTCCCTAGCAATAAACTGGTCTCTGGAGATCACTGTAAAATTATAGTGGATGAAAAATCTGGTCAGGTGTCACTGGAAGATACCAG CACCAATGGGACAGTAATTAACAAGCTGAAGGTTGTTAAGAAGCAGACTTGCCCTTTACAGACTGGGGATGTCATCTACTTGGTGTACAGGAAGAATGAACCAGAACACA ATGTGGCATACCTCTATGAATCTTTAAATGAAGAGCGAGGCATAACACAAAACTCCCTTG AAGCTGATAAGGAAAACGTGTTCCACATGACCAAAGATACCTCAGGTGTAGGGCGAGGTGACAACCCCCAGTTCCTCCCATCCTTACCAGCCACTCGGGTGTGCTTTGAGGAACCACAGCCATCCACATCGACAACAGACCTCATCCTCAGGGCCTCTACTTCTTCCATGGAGCCTGCCCCTGCTGGGCGAGTGCCACTCTCCAGCTCTG GCTCCAGAGGTGTACGTGTTTCCCCAAAAAGGTGTGGTTCATCCGAGGCACGTGATGACCTCTCCGGCTTCCCTTCGGCTCTCCCAGATAGAGAGGGAGcatccttctctctctcagaACCCCAGGAACCCCAGGAGCAGGAGGATTTGGAGCCTGTTCAGAAGAGAATGAAAGGAG ATGGCGATCCTGGCCTGAacctgcctgtgctggttacagACCAGTGTAGACACACTCCTGCCCTAAAAGATGTCAGAGCTGCAGCTATGAAGCCAGATAAGATGGAGGAGACACTCACATGTATCATCTGCCAGGATCTGCTGCATGACTGTGTGAG CCTGCAGCCCTGCATGCACACCTTCTGTGCAGCCTGCTACTCAGGCTGGATGGAGCGCTCCACCCTGTGCCCCACCTGCCGCTGTCCAGTCGAGAGGATCTGTAAAAACCACATCCTCAACAACCTGGTGGAGGCATACCTTCTCCAGCACCCAG ACAAGAGTCGCAGTGAGGAAGATGTGCGGAGCATGGCTGCCAAGAACAAGATCACTCAAGACATGCTACAGCCCAAAGTCAGGAGGTCTTTCTCTGATGAGGAAGGGAGTTCCGAGGACCTGCTGGAGCTGTCAGATGTGGACAGTGAATCCTCAGATGTTAG CCAGCCGTACATTGTGTGCAGACAGTGTCCTGAGTACCGAAGGCAAGCGGCACAACCCCTCCCTTGCCCAGGTCCTGGCCCCGAGCCAGGGTCACTGCAGGCTCCCAGTGACACACCATCTACATCCACCAGCACCACCACAG CTCAGGGTTACATGTGCGCCCTGCAAGGAAGTCACGCCATATGTACCTGCTGCTTCCAGCCCATGCCCGACCGGAGGGCAGAGCGTGAGCAGGACCCCCGCATTGCCCCCCAACAGT GTGCTGTTTGCCTGCAGCCCTTTTGCCACCTGTACTGGGGCTGTGCCCGGGCTGGTTGCCTTGGCTGCTTGGCCCCATTTTGCG AGCTTGACCTGGGTGACAGGTGTCTGGATGGTGTGCTGAGCAACAACAACTACGAGTCAGATGTCTTGAAG AATTACCTGGCAGCCAGGGGGTTGACGTGGAAAAACATGTTGACTGAGAGTCTTGTGGCTCTGCAGAGGGGAGTGTTCTTACTGTCGG ATTATAGGATCACAGGGAACACCGTGTTGTGTTACTGCTGTGGCCTGCGAAGCTTCCGAGAGCTGACCTACCAGTATCGGCAGAACATTCCTGCTTCTGAGCTGCCGG TGGCTGTAACATCCCGTCCTGATTGCTATTGGGGCCGAAACTGCCGCACTCAGGTGAAGGCCCACCATGCTAT GAAATTCAATCATATCTGTGAACAGACAAGGTTCAAGAACTAA